In Thermocladium sp. ECH_B, a single genomic region encodes these proteins:
- a CDS encoding ribosomal-protein-alanine acetyltransferase: MIKLVKCGEGDMDKIEGLERRIFKPSEQYTLSFISWLCRSCSRFSFIAYDGDKPIGYIISCIDAPRQGHVVAVGLIKDYRGRGLGRKLMCASMCSLGDSIDRIVLEVRVSNYVAQGLYRDLGFQVRDQIRSYYSDGEDAYYMVMEEDDYRNALVKCGCANRSGRNF; the protein is encoded by the coding sequence ATGATTAAGCTGGTCAAGTGCGGCGAGGGGGATATGGATAAGATCGAGGGGCTTGAGCGGCGAATCTTTAAGCCGAGCGAGCAGTACACATTATCATTCATTTCCTGGCTCTGCAGAAGCTGCTCCCGGTTCTCATTCATTGCATATGATGGGGATAAACCCATTGGCTACATTATTTCCTGCATTGATGCCCCCCGGCAGGGGCACGTCGTGGCGGTGGGACTCATTAAGGATTATAGGGGGCGGGGGTTAGGCAGGAAATTGATGTGCGCCTCCATGTGCAGCCTCGGGGACTCCATTGATAGAATAGTGCTTGAGGTCAGGGTCAGTAATTACGTTGCGCAGGGACTCTATAGGGACTTGGGGTTCCAGGTGAGGGATCAAATAAGGTCTTACTACAGCGATGGGGAGGACGCGTATTACATGGTGATGGAGGAGGATGATTATAGGAATGCACTAGTCAAGTGCGGCTGCGCGAATCGATCTGGGCGTAATTTTTAA